GTTCCATAGAGATGTTATGACAGAGGGGGAACAGGGCAGAAGTTTGTTTGGCTCCGATCACACCGGCGATATTGGCAGTGGTCAGGACATCCCCTTTTTTAATCTGGTTGTCCTGAATCAGGGCCATCGTTTCGGGGGCACAGTAGATTTTACCCGTGGCGCTTGCGGTTCTGTGAATCACCGGCTTGGCAGACACATCCACCATCCGGG
Above is a window of Oceanispirochaeta sp. DNA encoding:
- a CDS encoding cyclic pyranopterin monophosphate synthase MoaC → MKLSHIDEKGQARMVDVSAKPVIHRTASATGKIYCAPETMALIQDNQIKKGDVLTTANIAGVIGAKQTSALFPLCHNISME